In the genome of Methanotorris formicicus Mc-S-70, the window AAACTTTGAGTTTTTAGTTAATGCATCTGAAGAATTGAAAAATGTAACTTTCGAGAAAGGAAAGGTAACATTCAGTATAATGGACGGAAACATAACTAAACCAACAACAATAGCAAGAGCTACATTTAAAGCAATTGATATAGGAAAATCTGAGATTATGTTATCAGATGTTAAAGTTTCAGATGCAAATGGATACAAGTTCAACAGTGTGGTTGTAAATTCAGCAGTTACTAAAGTTGAAGGTCCGAACATCAACGTCCAAGTAACTGTTAATGATCCAGCAATCTACAGAATAAACAACTCAATAACTGTAACAGTAACAAACAATGGACATAAAGACATAACAATACCATTTGATGTTAGAGCATATATTAACTCAGAAGAACTTGGAAATGCAACAATAGGTTCATTAAAATCTGGAGAATCAAAAACTGTAACATTCAACTGGACCCCAACTGAATTAAGAAAATACACAATAGTTATAATTGCAGACAGTTCAAACAGCATCAAAGAAGAAGATGAAGATGACAACAAGGTTGTTAAAACTGTAAAAGTTGTAGAGATTCCAGTATTCATAAAGATGTATAAAGCATTAGAAAATGGGAATAGTATAACGGCAAAGATTGAAGTTGGTAACATTAATGAGAAAAGACCTGTTGGGGGATATGACTTAAAGATATTGCTCAAGAACTTAACAGTCGTGGATGTTAAAGCAGTAGGAATAAGCAACTGGAGTGTATCAAACAACACATTATTTGTAAGCGGATACAATATCTCGGAAATAGGTAATTTTGAAGTAGGAGAAATTACATTTAACATAACCAACAGCACATACTCGGCAATAGCAACAGACGTAAAATTATCAGATACAGGAGGACATAAATTCTTAAAGGTTTGTATACAAAATGGAATTATCAATTTAGGAGATATTAAAAAGATTATTAAAATAGATAATGAAACTGAAAAATCAATAAAAGATGTTAATTTAATTATTGGGGATGAATTCAACATAACAAAATTAACGCTTGATACAGAAGATGACATTACAATTCCAATTGTTGGAAAAAATATAACCATTAATAAAACTGTAATTGATACATTAAGAGAAGTAAAAGAGAAAGCAAAAAAGATAAATATCCCAAAAAGCAAAGATGACGTTGATAAAGCAATTAAAGAACTCAACGAAAGTGTTAAACCACTTCTCTTAGTAGGCTTTAATATTACGAAGAAAGAAGTAGAAAAAGAAATAAACAATACCAAAGTTATTTCAAAAGTAAAATTAAAAGTAGAAAATACATCAAACAAAGGATTTGCAATAATTGCTATTCCTATCGGTGATTTTGAAGTTAAAAATGTAACAATAAACAATGGAACAACAAATGTCACATTAAAAGAAAACGACTTTACAAATCCAATGGGTTGGTATGAAGTTAAAAATAAGATTCTAAAGATTACAGTAATCAAAGACCCAGAGATAAGTGTTGTATTAGCAACAACACTACCTACTACTACAGAGACCAATAAAATAACTTCAACAAGAGTAGTCTACACCAATATTGCTGAAGACATCAAATCTCCAGTAATTAAAAGAATCGTATACAACTCAAAACTAATCATCGGTTCAGATGTAGATGGTAACTTATCAGCGAAATACTTAAAAGATACATTCGAAAAAATAGGTAAAGAACTCACTATAACCGATGATTGTATCTTAGTTGGAGGACCAGTAGCAAACCCATTGGTCAAAAAATACATGGACAAATTCCCAGTCGAGATTAACAACACCTATCCAGGTAGAAACAAAGGGGTCATTCAAGCAATAACTCTAAAAGTCAAAATCAGAGAAAACATCTACAGAGATGTAACAGTAATCCTCTTAGCAGGTTCAGACAGATGGGGAACTAAGGCAGCAGTAGAATACTTCAAA includes:
- a CDS encoding CARDB domain-containing protein, which codes for EFNWTPTHIKNYTIVATIDPTVDENTSNNKLVKIVTITERPIALNLISSTNLTKTDETFTVDIKLDNIADKRPAKGIDGILLYNPDVLNCTNFEFLVNASEELKNVTFEKGKVTFSIMDGNITKPTTIARATFKAIDIGKSEIMLSDVKVSDANGYKFNSVVVNSAVTKVEGPNINVQVTVNDPAIYRINNSITVTVTNNGHKDITIPFDVRAYINSEELGNATIGSLKSGESKTVTFNWTPTELRKYTIVIIADSSNSIKEEDEDDNKVVKTVKVVEIPVFIKMYKALENGNSITAKIEVGNINEKRPVGGYDLKILLKNLTVVDVKAVGISNWSVSNNTLFVSGYNISEIGNFEVGEITFNITNSTYSAIATDVKLSDTGGHKFLKVCIQNGIINLGDIKKIIKIDNETEKSIKDVNLIIGDEFNITKLTLDTEDDITIPIVGKNITINKTVIDTLREVKEKAKKINIPKSKDDVDKAIKELNESVKPLLLVGFNITKKEVEKEINNTKVISKVKLKVENTSNKGFAIIAIPIGDFEVKNVTINNGTTNVTLKENDFTNPMGWYEVKNKILKITVIKDPEISVVLATTLPTTTETNKITSTRVVYTNIAEDIKSPVIKRIVYNSKLIIGSDVDGNLSAKYLKDTFEKIGKELTITDDCILVGGPVANPLVKKYMDKFPVEINNTYPGRNKGVIQAITLKVKIRENIYRDVTVILLAGSDRWGTKAAVEYFKTLDDIPDEPIFVEWRDGKAVKIEKP